From the genome of Vulpes lagopus strain Blue_001 chromosome 2, ASM1834538v1, whole genome shotgun sequence, one region includes:
- the NDUFAF1 gene encoding complex I intermediate-associated protein 30, mitochondrial, producing the protein MALVLKFLNGTYIFRKCPKPNVASCPFLGTHFVDYCSSSLQKPVAAPGKTSSQRNSEGDLQGHHQREVALDITSPEEKPVVSFDKAIKDEIKDQFRRLKDDIVNHWIGPEGRPLHEVLLEQAKVVWQFRGKEDLDKWMVTSDKTIGGRSEVFLKMSRNNQSALLYGTLSSEAPKDGESGRSGYCAMISRIPRGPFERKRAYDWSQFNTLYLRVRGDGRPWMVNIREDTDIMQRKNQMYSYFMFTRGGPYWQEVKIPFSKFFYSNQGRIRDAQYQLLLDKISSIGFTLADKVDGPFFLEIDFIGVFTDPAHTEEFAYENSPELNPRLFK; encoded by the exons ATGGCTTTGGTTCTCAAATTTCTGAATGGTacttatattttcagaaaatgccCAAAGCCAAATGTTGCCTCATGTCCATTTTTGGGTACTCATTTTGTAGACTATTGTTCTAGTAGTCTTCAGAAGCCTGTGGCTGCTCCTGGCAAAACCTCCTCTCAGAGGAATTCTGAAGGAGATTTGCAGGGACATCACCAGAGAGAAGTTGCTTTGGATATAACCTCTCCTGAGGAGAAGCCTGTAGTTAGTTTTGATAAAGcaattaaagatgaaataaaggaCCAGTTTAGGCGTTTGAAGGATGATATTGTGAATCATTGGATAGGCCCTGAAGGCCGCCCTCTGCATGAGGTCTTGTTGGAACAAGCCAAGGTTGTCTGGCAGTTCCGAGGAAAAGAAGATTTAGATAAGTGGATGGTGACTTCTGATAAGACTATTGGAGGCAGAAGTGAAGTGTTCCTGAAAATGAGCAGGAATAATCAGAGTGCATTGCTGTATGGGACTCTGAGCTCTGAGGCACCTAAGGACGGGGAAAGTGGCCGCAGTGGGTACTGTGCAATGATATCCAGGATTCCAAGG GGCccttttgagagaaagagggctTATGATTGGTCCCAGTTCAACACTCTGTATCTCCGTGTACGTGGAGATGGTCGGCCTTGGATGGTGAATATCCGAGAGGACACGGATATAATGCAAAGGAAGAATCAGATGTACAGTTACTTCATGTTCACCCGTGGGGGTCCCTACTGGCAGGAGGTCAAG attCCTTTCTCCAAATTTTTCTACTCTAATCAAGGAAGAATTCGGGATGCCCAATACCAGCTTTTGCTTGACAAG atCTCTTCTATTGGATTCACCCTGGCTGATAAAGTAGATGGTCCATTCTTCCTGGAAATAGATTTTATTGGAGTGTTTACTGATCCAGCCCACACGGAAGAATTCGCCTATGAAAATTCTCCAGAGCTTAACCCAAGACTTTTTAAATAG